A single region of the Mycobacterium lentiflavum genome encodes:
- a CDS encoding SAM-dependent methyltransferase → MARTADDSWDIATSVGATAVMVALARAAETASADPLIRDEFAEPLVSTPALEGVREQVTAWWAGAEDDDPDGAVRAQEMINYQAVRTHFFDAYFAAAAAAGIRQAVIVAAGLDSRAYRLDWPAATTVYEIDLPKVLEYKAETLAGSTPVAVRRPVPVDLRHDWPKALREAGYDLSQPTAWLAEGLLPFLPAAAQEALFVSIDALSGSGSRVAVENFGVDAEKRREAEQRWAELKAKREARGQDTSFNPFDLWFEDEGRPDCGEWFATHGWTVQTVNAREEATRLGREPQNEARPFANTFVTATKG, encoded by the coding sequence ATGGCACGCACGGCAGACGACTCCTGGGACATCGCCACCAGCGTCGGGGCGACCGCGGTGATGGTCGCGTTGGCCCGTGCCGCCGAGACCGCCAGCGCAGATCCGCTGATCCGCGACGAGTTCGCCGAGCCGCTGGTATCCACGCCGGCACTCGAGGGCGTGCGCGAGCAGGTGACGGCGTGGTGGGCCGGGGCCGAGGACGACGATCCCGACGGCGCGGTTCGCGCCCAGGAGATGATCAACTATCAGGCCGTGCGTACGCATTTCTTTGATGCGTACTTCGCGGCCGCGGCCGCCGCGGGAATTCGGCAGGCGGTGATCGTGGCCGCCGGATTGGATTCGCGCGCGTACCGGCTGGACTGGCCCGCCGCCACGACGGTCTACGAGATCGACCTGCCCAAGGTGCTCGAGTACAAGGCCGAGACGCTCGCGGGCTCGACGCCCGTCGCCGTGCGGCGCCCCGTCCCCGTCGATCTGCGCCACGACTGGCCGAAGGCGTTGCGCGAGGCGGGCTATGACTTGAGCCAGCCGACCGCGTGGCTGGCCGAGGGGCTGCTGCCGTTCCTTCCGGCGGCCGCGCAAGAAGCGCTGTTCGTCTCGATCGACGCGCTGAGCGGATCGGGCAGCCGGGTAGCCGTCGAGAATTTCGGGGTCGACGCCGAGAAGCGCCGCGAAGCCGAACAGCGGTGGGCCGAGCTGAAGGCCAAGCGCGAGGCGCGCGGCCAGGACACCTCGTTCAACCCGTTCGACCTCTGGTTCGAAGACGAGGGCCGGCCCGACTGCGGCGAATGGTTCGCCACCCACGGCTGGACGGTGCAGACGGTCAATGCACGCGAGGAGGCCACCCGGCTGGGTCGCGAACCGCAAAACGAAGCCCGGCCGTTCGCCAACACCTTCGTCACCGCAACCAAGGGCTGA
- a CDS encoding class I SAM-dependent methyltransferase, producing MPRRADDTWDIATSVGSTAVTIAAARAVETEQPDALIHDPYARLLVTNAGVGVLWGAMLDPAVAAKVEALDAELVADLAHIRGYVAVRTHFFDRYLADAVAAGIRQVVILASGLDSRAYRLDWPDGTAIYEVDQPEVLAYKATTLAENGVGPSTDRREVGIDLRQDWPSALRAAGFDPSAATAWLAEGLLMYLPAEAQDRLFTQIGELSASGSRVSVETAPARAQERRTHVHDRVSKLADQIGLVPNPDAGELMYFDEHRADVADWLDGHGWCAELRRSTDERRRLGRWNDSHPLADDQDIFSNFVIGERL from the coding sequence ATGCCTCGCCGTGCGGACGACACGTGGGACATCGCTACCAGCGTCGGCTCGACGGCGGTGACGATAGCCGCAGCGCGAGCTGTCGAAACCGAACAACCTGATGCGCTGATCCATGACCCGTACGCCAGACTGCTGGTCACCAACGCCGGCGTCGGGGTGCTGTGGGGAGCCATGCTCGACCCGGCCGTCGCGGCCAAGGTGGAAGCGCTCGACGCGGAGTTGGTGGCCGATCTCGCGCACATTCGCGGTTACGTGGCGGTGCGGACGCACTTCTTCGACCGCTATCTCGCGGATGCCGTGGCCGCCGGAATTCGGCAGGTGGTAATCCTGGCGTCCGGACTGGACTCCCGCGCCTACCGCCTGGACTGGCCCGACGGTACCGCGATCTACGAGGTCGACCAGCCCGAGGTGCTGGCCTATAAGGCCACGACGCTGGCCGAAAACGGGGTGGGCCCGTCGACGGATCGCCGTGAGGTGGGCATCGACCTGCGGCAGGATTGGCCGTCGGCGCTGCGCGCCGCAGGCTTCGACCCGTCCGCGGCCACGGCGTGGCTGGCCGAGGGACTGTTGATGTATCTGCCCGCCGAGGCGCAGGACCGGTTGTTCACCCAGATCGGCGAGCTGAGCGCGTCCGGAAGCCGGGTCTCGGTCGAAACCGCACCCGCGCGAGCCCAAGAGCGGCGCACACACGTGCACGACCGGGTGAGCAAGTTGGCCGACCAGATCGGTCTGGTGCCCAACCCCGATGCCGGGGAACTGATGTATTTCGATGAGCATCGGGCAGACGTCGCGGACTGGCTGGACGGGCACGGCTGGTGCGCCGAGCTGCGGCGATCGACGGACGAGAGGCGCAGGCTCGGTCGTTGGAACGACAGTCACCCGCTGGCCGACGATCAGGACATCTTTTCCAACTTCGTGATTGGGGAGCGGTTGTAA
- a CDS encoding aldehyde dehydrogenase family protein, whose protein sequence is MTTESVARKTSESTNGASAQAADIPATVARLRQTFASGRTRDVQWRKRQLLQLAKLMEDNDAAINAALAEDLDRHPFEAFIGDTAGTIGEAKYAAKKLHKWTKRKYAFLEAAQLPGRGWIQYEPYGTVLIIGAWNYPFYLTLGPAVGAIAAGNAVVLKPSEIAAASSHLMAELVPRYLDNDAIAVVEGDGAVSQELIAQGLDRVMFTGGTEIGRKVYEGAAPHLTPCTLELGGKSPVIVAADADIDVAAKRIAWIKLLNGGQTCVAPDYLLVDATVRDELVSKIGEAITKFRSQGPAGMRVANQRQFDRLSGYLKGSGGTVSLGGGCDESTLRIEPTVVVDPDQDGPLMTNEIFGPLLPVVTVQSLDEAIRFVNSRPKPLSAYLFTKSREVREKVIREVPAGGLVVNHLAFQVSTAKLPFGGVGASGMGAYHGKWGFEEFSHRKSVMTKPTRPDLSSFTYPPYTDRALKLARKLF, encoded by the coding sequence ATGACCACCGAATCGGTTGCACGCAAGACATCCGAGTCCACCAACGGGGCTTCGGCTCAAGCCGCCGATATCCCCGCCACGGTGGCCCGGCTGCGCCAGACCTTCGCCTCCGGGCGCACCCGTGACGTCCAGTGGCGCAAACGTCAGCTGCTGCAGCTGGCGAAGTTGATGGAAGACAACGACGCCGCGATCAACGCCGCGCTGGCCGAAGACCTCGACCGCCACCCGTTCGAGGCATTCATCGGCGACACCGCCGGCACCATCGGCGAAGCGAAGTACGCGGCCAAGAAGTTGCACAAGTGGACGAAACGCAAGTACGCGTTCCTCGAGGCGGCTCAACTTCCCGGCCGCGGCTGGATCCAATACGAGCCCTACGGCACCGTGCTGATCATCGGCGCCTGGAACTACCCGTTCTACTTGACCTTGGGTCCGGCGGTCGGCGCGATCGCCGCCGGCAATGCCGTGGTGCTCAAGCCCTCGGAAATCGCCGCCGCGTCGTCGCACTTGATGGCCGAGCTGGTGCCCCGGTACCTCGACAACGACGCGATCGCGGTGGTCGAAGGCGACGGCGCGGTGAGCCAGGAGCTGATCGCCCAGGGTCTGGACCGGGTGATGTTCACCGGCGGCACCGAGATCGGCCGCAAGGTCTACGAAGGCGCGGCGCCGCACCTGACGCCGTGCACGCTGGAGCTCGGCGGCAAGAGTCCGGTGATCGTCGCGGCCGATGCCGACATCGACGTCGCCGCCAAACGGATCGCCTGGATCAAACTACTCAACGGCGGGCAGACCTGCGTCGCCCCCGACTACCTGCTGGTCGACGCGACGGTCCGCGACGAGCTGGTCAGCAAGATCGGCGAAGCCATCACGAAATTCCGGTCCCAGGGGCCGGCCGGGATGCGGGTGGCCAATCAGCGCCAATTCGACCGGCTCAGCGGGTACCTCAAGGGCTCGGGCGGCACGGTAAGCCTCGGCGGCGGCTGTGACGAGTCGACCCTGCGCATCGAGCCGACGGTCGTCGTCGATCCCGATCAGGACGGCCCGCTGATGACGAACGAGATCTTCGGACCGCTGCTTCCGGTGGTCACCGTCCAATCCCTGGACGAGGCAATACGTTTCGTCAACTCGCGGCCAAAGCCGCTGTCGGCGTACCTGTTCACCAAGTCGCGTGAGGTGCGGGAAAAGGTGATCCGGGAGGTCCCGGCCGGTGGGCTGGTGGTCAACCACCTCGCCTTCCAGGTGTCGACGGCCAAGCTCCCGTTCGGCGGGGTCGGCGCGTCGGGAATGGGTGCCTACCACGGCAAGTGGGGCTTCGAGGAGTTCAGTCACCGCAAGTCGGTGATGACCAAGCCGACGCGGCCCGACCTGTCCAGCTTCACCTACC